One Aegilops tauschii subsp. strangulata cultivar AL8/78 chromosome 2, Aet v6.0, whole genome shotgun sequence genomic window, CGACCAACGTGCCGAATCCGGTCTACGGACCATGGCTATCCAAGGATCAGCAAGTTCTCAGCTTCCTGCTGAACTCTCTATCAAAAGAGATACTTGCACAGGTCGTAGGAAAAGAAAGCAGCTTCGACCTATGGACTGCGCTCACAACCCTCTTCGCCTCGCAGTCGCAATCTCGGATCACGAATCTGAGAATCGCCATTACCACCACCAAGAAGGGAAACATGCCAAGCACCCTGTTCATGTCCAAGATGAAAAGCCTAGCGGATGAGTTGGCGGCTGCTGGTCGACCTGTCTCTGATCCGGAGATGGTTGCTTACATCCTCGCCGACTTAGATCGCGACTACGATCCAGTAGTTGTTGTGGTTGGTGCTATTAAAAATACAATCTCTGTTGATGAACTCTTTGCACAGATTGCTGCCTTCGATCAAAGGATGGAGATGCTTGGAGATACTCATGCAGGTGGCTTCAACTCATTTGCAAACGCGGCCTACAGAGGGCGCAGCCAGGCTCGGGGCAAgggccctcgcggccgaggagacaggtgttggggaacgtagcagaaattcaaaattttctacgcatcaccaagatcaatttatggattaactagcaatgagagagacgggagtgcatcttcatacccttgaagatcgcggaCCGGAAgctttgcaagaacgcggtcggtggagtcgcacacgaagcgattcagatcgcggccgaatccgatctaagcaccgaacaacggtgcctccgcgttcaacacacatgcagcccggtgacgtctcccgtgccttgatccagcaaggagagagggagaggttggggaagactccgtccagcagcagcacaacggcatgatggtgatggaggagcgtggcactccagcagggcttcgccaagcactgcgatagacgaggagggagaggggtagggctgcgccaagagagagggagactcgtgtctctggcagccccaaaaaccccactacatataggggaaggggaggggctgcgcccccatctagggttccccccctaggggtggtggccagccctagattggatggagggggcggccaagagggggagagaggggggcgcaccctaggtgggccttaggcccatctgagcctagggttttccccctttccccttccctgcgccttgggcctcttgtgggaggcgcaccagcccacctaggggctggtcccttcccacacttggcccacacaggcctccggggttggtggcccctcccggtggacccccggaaccctccggtggtcccggtacattaccggtgacgcccgaaactcttccggtggccaaaacctcacttcctatatattattctttatctccggaccattccggaactcctcgtgacgtccgggatctcatccgggacttcgaacaacattcggtaaccacgtatatctattccctataaccccagcgtcatcgaaccttaagtgtgtagaccctacgggttcgggaaccatgcagacatgaccgagacgttctccggccaataaccaacagcgggatctggatacccatattggctcccacatgttccacgatgatctcatcggatgaaccacgatgtcggggattcaatcattcccgtatacaattcccgttgtctatcggtatgttacttgcccgagattccatcgtcggtatcccaatacctcgttcaatctcgttaccggcaagtcactttactcgttccgtaatgcatgatcccgcgactaactacttagtcacattgagctcattatgatgatgcattaccgagtgggcccagagatacctctccgtcatacggagtgacaaatcccagtcttgattcgtgccaacccaacagacactttcggagatacctgtagtgtacctttatagccacccagttacattgtgacgtttggtacacccaaagcattcctacggtatccgggagttgcacaatctcgtggtctaaggaaacgatacttgacattagaaaagctcttagcaaacgaactacacgatcttgtgctatgcttaggattgggtcttgtccatcacatcattctcctaatgatatgatcccgttatctatgacatccaatgtccatggtcaggaaaccataaccatctattgatcaacgagcaagtcaactagaggcttactagggacatgttgtggtctatgtattcacacatgtattacggtttccagttaatataattatagcatgaacaatagacaattatcatgaacaaggaaatacaataataaccattttattattgcctctagggcatatttccaacaacaggGTGCGGGGGCGTGGAGATCGCCCCTCTTCTTCTCCTGAAGGTGGCGGTGGTGGCAACTACCAGCCGCGTCCACGAGAACAGCAGCAGCACCAACAAGATCATGACTACCCGGAGTGCGAGATATGCTACAAGCATCATCCTGGTGgcgctagggcatgctggcatcgGTATGACGATGATCATCATGATGAAAAGGATGTCAACGCCATCACCAACTCCTATGGAATCGATACCAATTGGTATGCAGATTTTGGTGCCACCGAACACATCACCGGGGAACTCGACAAGCTGACGATGCGGGAGAAATATCACGGAGGTGATCAAGTGCACACGGCGAGCGGTTCTGGTATGGATATTACTCATATTGGAAACTCAATTGTTAGAACCCCCATAAAAGATTTGCATCTAAACAAAGTTTGCATAGTCCCCAAGCATCGAAAAATCTTATCTCAGTTCATCGTTTTGCCCTTGACAATAATGTTCTTATCATATTTTATCCTTACTCTTTTGTGGTTAAGGACTTGGCAACGGGGAGAACCATTCTGAGAGGAAAATGTGAGGGAGGACTCTACCCTctcatatcatcatcatcatggaCAAATAAACAAGCATGGAGTGTCATCAAGCCATCTTCTTAAAAGTGGCATAGTCGGTTGGGTCATCCGTCTTGGGTCATTGTTCAACATGTTCTTAGTAGAAATAAACTTCCTTATGAGTCTAGTGTTGAGTCAGTTTGTGATTCGTCTCAACAAGCTAAAAGTCATCAATTGTCGTACCCTATTTCTACCAGTGTATCCACTACCCCATTGCAACTTATATTCTCAGATGTATGGGGGCCAGCCCCTACTTCAGTTGGTAGATTCTCATATTATGTAAGCTTCATTGATGACTATAGTAAATTTACTTGGATTTATCTGTTAAAGAAATGATCCGAAGTTTTCCAAGTGTTCACCAATTTTCAAAATCTTGTTGAACGCCAATTGAACTCCAAAATCCTTGCCATGCAAACCGACTGGGGTGGTGAGTATGAGAAACTCAATTCCTTCTTTCAAAAGATTGGAATTTCTCATCAACAGAACGGCTCCGCCGAACGAAAACATCGTCATGTTGTTGAAGTAGGATTGGCATTGTTAGCAAATGCATCTATGCCTCTGAAATTCTGGGATGAAACTTTTTTGACCGCCACATATCTCATCAATATTCGTCCTAGCAAagtcatcaaatttgaaaatccCATCACACGACTTTTTGGTGTCACTCCAGATTACATATCCCTCCGTATCTTTGGTTGTGCATGTTGGCCAAATCTTCGACCATACAACACACGCAAACTTGCGTTTCGTTCATAAAAATGTGTCTTTCTAGGCTATAGCCCTATGCATAAAGGAGTCAAATGTCTTGATGTCTCCACGGGTAGAGTCTACATATCCAGAGATGTTGTTTTTGATGAATCAATTTTCCCATTTGAGTCCCTCCATCCAAATGCCGGTGCTCTTCTCCGTAAAGAAATTCTTCTTCTTCCGGATTTCGATCAAGGGGGCGATAACAATTGTGCTGACCAATATGATACTCCTGCTAGTTCTACTCTTGGTAGTTTGCCTGTGCAGGTACTTGAAGAAAACGGTGAAGAAAATGATCAAAATCATCAAAATCCAGCACAAAATGATGTGTTATTTCATGCTAATGGAGGAGCACCGGCTGGCGTGGAACACGAGGACGATACGCCTGCGCCTGCCACTCCTATCTGCCTGTCCTCATCTGATCGCGGGTGGGGATCTTCCTCTGATCATGCGCCTGACAGCGGGACCAGGCGGCCGTCCCACGCGCGGCCAGCGACAGCGACGGGCGCGCGTGCGCGCATGCAGCCAACTGGCGACGCGGGATCCTCTGCGGAACCTAGTTCTGTGGCCCATATCAACTCCAGTTCAGGTGCGGCCACACCAGCAGCTACGGGATCATCTGCATCAACAGATTCTGCACAAGTGGAGGGTTCCCCTGGATCTTCTGCCACAAGTCAGAATGTTCAACCTTCTGTGCACCCGCAACATAATATCACTTCAAGGATGATGACCAGGTTACAGAAAGGTATTAAAAACCCCAAAGTACGAACTGATGGTACTATACCATATGGTATGTTGTGTATTTCAGGTGAGCCAACAAAACTGAGTGATGCACTTAAAGATCCCAGGTGGAAAGCAGCTATGGATGAAGAGTATGGTGCACTTATAAAGAATAAAACCTGGCATCTAGTACCTAATCATAGAGGTAAAAATGTTATTGATTGCAAATGGGTATATAGAATCAAAAAGAAGGCAGATGGCTCCATTGACAGGTACAAGGCACGTCTAGTTGCTAAAGGTTTTAAACAATGTTATGGTATTGATTATGAGGATACTTTTAGTCCTGTTGTAAAGGCTGCAACTGTAAGACTTGTGCTAGCTATTGCAATATCCAAGGGATGGAGCCTGAGATGGCTAGATGTACAGAACACGTTTTgcatggtgttctggaagaggaGGTCTATATGAAGAAACCACAAGGGTATGAAAATAAGCAAACACCTCACTATGTGTGCAAGCTGGACAAAGCTCTCTATGGACGGAAACAAGCAACAAGAGCATGGCACTCTTAGTTGAGTTCACAATTGAAGTACCTTGGTTTTATTGCATCCAAAGCTGACACGTCTCTCTTCATTTATAACAAGGCAAATACTGTTATTTTCGTGCttatatatgttgatgacatcataGTTGCAAGTTCTTCATAGAATGCCACTAATGCACTCTTGCATGATTTAAGTTCAGAATTTGCCTTGAAGGATCTTGGTGACTTACACTTCTTCTTAGGCATTgaagttggaaagattcaagatGGTATAGTATTGAATCAGGAAAAATATGCCACTGAACTTTTGGCTCGCATGGGGATGAAGAACTGCAAGCCTTCACCTACACCATTATCCTCTTCCGAACAACTTTCAGCACATGAAGGGGAGCCACTCAGGGAAGAAGAAAGCACCAAGTACATGAGTGTTGTTGCAGCTTTACAGTACTTGACTCTGACACGACCAGATATTTCATTTGCTGTTAACAAAGTTTGCCAATATATGCATGCACCTACCTCCACTCACTGGACAGCTGTCAAGAGAATTGTACGGTACATCAAGCACACCTTAAGTTTGGGAATTCAGTTCAAACTTGTTAGTGTTTTTTCTGATGCTGACTGAACAGGCTGCAGTGATAACAGAAAATCAACTAGAGGTTTTGCAGTTTTCTTTGGTTCTAATCTTATTTCTTGGAGTGCTAGAAAACAGGCAACTGTGTCAAGATCAAGTACTGAAGCAGAATACAAGTCACTGGCTAATGCTGCTGCTGAGATCATTTGGTTGGAATCGCTGCTTGAAGAACTAGGAATAAAGCGGCAACGTATCTCATGTCTATGTTGTGACAATTTGGGTGccaccactactaggaaaaggcctgctagtggtgCACCTgtttttgcctactaatggcgcactacaggtgcgccactagcatcacgccattagaatttttttactaatgatcggtgcgccattagtatctggtatactaatggcgcaccaggcagtgcgccattagtacatcacacggtgcgccattactgtctgacttagtaatggcgcaccacatagaagtgcgccattactaacatttttttttcaaatttttttcagaaatatttttttcaaatttttttcgtgtttttaatctcgggtcactatgacTTAATCTCGgttcaatatgcttaatctcaagtcaaatcgcactccgtggtaAAACTTTCcaaaaggtcacccatcctcacactactccagcccaagcacgcttaacttcagagttctatccaaccccagcaccagctcacttcaaAGGCagttgttgatatatctatcatatcaatcctattaaaccttgttgatgtctaagACTTTGTCCacgttcatgttcatgagtgtgatgaaattttgaaaaaatatttcaaacttcccggtcatattacgtatcatattttaaaaaaaatcccaaatttttttttgaaaccaatttttttttctgttactagtggcgcacctagcaaatggtgcgccactagtaagtttgaatttttttttcagtttcccccctctagatcttaaaagccccgtatctttcgttctgttagTTTTTGGGGATTTTGGAGATGTTGAACCGGGTTCCCCCGTTCAAAtcgtatgtaacttttcgagtagatgatttttcatatataaaactttttaatccgagttcgtatgcaaaagttatgcccattttacaaattccagagagattttgcaaataaagtcgaaattcatatttgtaaattttcccaacaactagaccacatatcacatgggaaacttattttattttattttttttatattttcatcattttcttttatttttttaaaaactgaaaaggcggtcagGGGGGTgtattcggtggaatttttgggcaaagttagtaatggcgcaccgtgggtgtggtgcgccattactagaaCCACACCCACGGAATGGCGCAc contains:
- the LOC141041443 gene encoding uncharacterized protein, with protein sequence MPALRGAHVTGLLDGTDAAPPKTVEQQQSDKSTTNVPNPVYGPWLSKDQQVLSFLLNSLSKEILAQVVGKESSFDLWTALTTLFASQSQSRITNLRIAITTTKKGNMPSTLFMSKMKSLADELAAAGRPVSDPEMVAYILADLDRDYDPVVVVVGAIKNTISVDELFAQIAAFDQRMEMLGDTHAGCGGVEIAPLLLLKVAVVATTSRVHENSSSTNKIMTTRSARYATSIILVALGHAGIDFGATEHITGELDKLTMREKYHGGDQVHTASGSGMDITHIGNSIVLEENGEENDQNHQNPAQNDVLFHANGGAPAGVEHEDDTPAPATPICLSSSDRGWGSSSDHAPDSGTRRPSHARPATATGARARMQPTGDAGSSAEPSSVAHINSSSGAATPAATGSSASTDSAQVEGSPGSSATSQNVQPSVHPQHNITSRMMTRLQKGEPTKLSDALKDPRWKAAMDEEIKKKADGSIDRYKARLVAKGFKQCYGIDYEDTFSPVVKAATDLGDLHFFLGIEVGKIQDGIVLNQEKYATELLARMGMKNCKPSPTPLSSSEQLSAHEGEPLREEESTKYMSVVAALQYLTLTRPDISFAVNKVCQYMHAPTSTHWTAVKRIVRYIKHTLSLGIQFKLVSVFSDAD